In Sedimenticola thiotaurini, the following proteins share a genomic window:
- the ispD gene encoding 2-C-methyl-D-erythritol 4-phosphate cytidylyltransferase: MSEAGRRYWAVVPAAGIGRRMGGAVPKQYLTLQNRLVIDHTLQTLVEHPAITRVIVAISSTDNWWAGSDYANHPRVQQVIGGRERADSVLNGLLALQDEADPDDWVLVHDAARPCLRQSDLDKLMQNLRDHPVGGLLAVPVSDTIKRADDQAATIVETVPRDRLWRAFTPQMFRCAELQRALEQALTNNRLVTDEASAMELAGRQPLLVEGHADNIKITRPEDLVLAGFYLDQQARD; the protein is encoded by the coding sequence GTGAGTGAGGCAGGCCGGCGCTATTGGGCAGTTGTACCGGCGGCGGGGATCGGCCGTCGTATGGGTGGGGCTGTACCTAAGCAGTACCTGACCCTGCAGAATCGCCTGGTGATCGACCACACCTTGCAGACGCTGGTGGAGCATCCCGCCATTACCCGGGTGATTGTGGCGATCTCTAGCACGGATAACTGGTGGGCCGGCAGCGACTACGCAAACCACCCCCGGGTGCAGCAGGTGATCGGTGGTCGGGAGCGGGCTGATTCCGTATTGAATGGCCTGCTGGCGCTGCAAGACGAGGCAGATCCCGACGACTGGGTGCTGGTGCATGATGCAGCACGTCCCTGCCTGAGACAGAGTGATCTGGATAAGCTGATGCAAAATCTCCGGGATCATCCCGTGGGCGGTCTGTTGGCTGTGCCGGTCAGTGACACGATTAAGCGGGCTGATGATCAGGCAGCAACAATAGTTGAAACCGTTCCCCGGGATCGGCTCTGGCGCGCCTTTACGCCACAGATGTTTCGCTGTGCCGAACTGCAAAGGGCGCTAGAGCAGGCGCTCACCAATAATCGACTGGTGACCGACGAGGCCAGTGCCATGGAGTTGGCCGGCCGACAGCCGCTGCTGGTTGAAGGTCACGCTGACAATATAAAGATCACCCGGCCAGAGGACCTGGTTCTGG
- the ftsB gene encoding cell division protein FtsB, translating into MMIRILMLLLVAMLAVLQYRLWVGEGSLADLYRLKQDIAQQKEQLLQMQRRNQALQAEVDDLKNGLEAIEERARNDLGMVREGEIFYQIIEPRKPDQ; encoded by the coding sequence TGTCGCCATGTTGGCGGTGCTCCAGTATCGCCTCTGGGTGGGCGAGGGGAGTCTGGCTGATCTGTACCGGCTGAAGCAGGATATCGCCCAGCAGAAGGAGCAGCTGTTGCAGATGCAGCGACGTAATCAGGCACTACAGGCAGAGGTGGATGACCTGAAGAATGGCCTGGAAGCGATCGAGGAGCGTGCCCGCAATGACCTGGGTATGGTCCGGGAGGGGGAGATATTCTACCAGATCATCGAGCCCCGGAAACCCGACCAGTGA